In Labrys wisconsinensis, one genomic interval encodes:
- the greA gene encoding transcription elongation factor GreA has protein sequence MDKIPMTAAGHAALEAELRQRQQIERPRIIAAISEARSHGDLSENAEYHAAKEAQGHNEGRVAELEDMLARAEVIDVSKLSGDTVKFGARVTLIDEDTDEEKTYLIVGESEADVRSGKISISSPLARALVGKKQGVSVEVNTPKGPKAYEIANVAWN, from the coding sequence ATGGACAAGATCCCGATGACCGCCGCGGGCCACGCGGCGCTTGAGGCCGAGTTGAGGCAGCGTCAGCAGATCGAGCGTCCGCGCATCATCGCGGCCATCTCCGAAGCCCGCTCGCATGGCGATCTCTCCGAGAACGCCGAGTATCACGCCGCCAAGGAAGCGCAGGGCCACAACGAGGGACGCGTCGCCGAGCTCGAGGACATGCTGGCGCGCGCCGAGGTGATCGACGTTTCCAAGCTCTCCGGCGACACCGTGAAATTCGGGGCCCGCGTCACCCTGATCGACGAGGACACCGACGAGGAGAAGACCTACCTGATCGTCGGCGAGAGCGAGGCCGACGTCCGCTCGGGCAAGATCTCCATCTCCTCGCCGCTCGCCCGCGCCCTGGTGGGCAAGAAGCAGGGCGTCTCGGTCGAGGTCAACACGCCCAAGGGCCCGAAGGCCTACGAGATCGCCAACGTGGCCTGGAACTGA
- a CDS encoding methyl-accepting chemotaxis protein, translated as MFGSRRSLTLSPPAAATSSEAEDRPEQRLVEALDGLRAARLAGAALPEGRVGHALGDLLRLLEEDSRRDLAATVAVASEASEAAANIGWMTHDIAEMASSTSSISGAVEELAASIAQLSQTSGASAMEAEAARDGMRGCIAQMRRGSDAMAVISTGVAGIGERLGSLEEAVAQIAAMAGTIETISRQTNLLALNATIEAARAGAAGAGFAVVAGEVKSLSGQTAQATEQIRQRVGTLVTGMRAIAKAVEDSCLAVGEGHDTIRGVEAGIETVGAQIDGITDNMRALAEVLGQQQGATNSIAVSVGDIAGKAAKSKGEIAAVLERLTGAEQTAQACFDRAAGRPIAAYPLVRFPADAAAWKRRLAAVLVGAAPAREETAVLGERIARRHCETAAAGAPAATAFLQAEHKAHAEALRLVRAVAARRWDEATPAFMACEAALAAAVAAAGTLAGAA; from the coding sequence ATGTTTGGTTCTCGCCGCAGCCTGACCCTCTCGCCGCCCGCCGCGGCCACCTCGTCCGAAGCCGAGGATCGTCCCGAGCAGCGCCTGGTCGAGGCGCTGGATGGCCTGCGGGCCGCACGCCTCGCCGGCGCCGCGCTCCCCGAAGGCCGGGTCGGCCATGCGCTCGGCGACCTCCTCCGCTTGCTGGAAGAGGACAGCCGCCGCGACCTCGCCGCCACCGTCGCGGTGGCGAGTGAGGCTTCCGAGGCCGCGGCCAATATCGGCTGGATGACCCACGACATCGCCGAGATGGCGAGCTCGACCTCCTCGATCTCCGGCGCGGTGGAGGAGCTGGCCGCCTCGATCGCCCAGCTCTCGCAGACGTCGGGCGCCAGCGCCATGGAGGCCGAGGCCGCCCGCGACGGCATGCGCGGCTGCATCGCGCAGATGCGCCGGGGGAGCGACGCCATGGCGGTGATCAGCACCGGCGTCGCCGGCATCGGCGAGCGCCTGGGCTCGCTCGAGGAGGCGGTGGCGCAGATCGCCGCCATGGCGGGCACGATCGAGACGATCTCGCGCCAGACCAACCTGCTCGCCCTCAACGCCACCATCGAGGCGGCGCGGGCCGGCGCGGCGGGAGCGGGCTTCGCCGTGGTCGCCGGCGAGGTCAAGTCGCTGTCCGGCCAGACCGCGCAGGCCACCGAGCAGATCCGCCAGCGCGTCGGCACGCTGGTGACCGGCATGCGGGCCATCGCCAAGGCGGTCGAGGACAGCTGCCTGGCCGTCGGGGAGGGGCACGACACCATCCGCGGCGTGGAGGCCGGCATCGAGACCGTCGGCGCCCAGATCGACGGCATCACCGACAATATGCGCGCGCTGGCCGAGGTGCTCGGCCAGCAGCAGGGCGCAACCAATTCGATCGCCGTCAGCGTCGGCGACATTGCCGGCAAGGCGGCGAAGAGCAAGGGCGAGATCGCCGCCGTCCTGGAGCGGCTGACCGGGGCGGAGCAGACGGCGCAGGCGTGCTTCGACCGGGCTGCCGGGCGGCCGATCGCCGCCTATCCGCTGGTCCGCTTTCCCGCCGATGCCGCCGCCTGGAAGCGACGCCTGGCGGCGGTGCTGGTCGGCGCCGCGCCGGCCCGCGAGGAGACGGCGGTGCTCGGCGAGCGGATCGCCCGCCGCCATTGCGAGACGGCGGCCGCCGGTGCTCCGGCCGCGACCGCCTTTCTGCAGGCCGAGCACAAGGCCCATGCCGAGGCCCTGCGGCTGGTGCGGGCGGTCGCCGCGCGGCGCTGGGACGAAGCCACTCCCGCCTTCATGGCGTGCGAGGCGGCGTTGGCCGCCGCCGTCGCCGCGGCCGGCACCCTCGCCGGCGCGGCCTGA